The genomic stretch AAGCATCAGTAGATCTATGCCCCCCGTGGCGCGAAGAGGGACGGCCGCAgttggacgccgccgccgccggaggagacgAGCATGGCAATGGTTGTGGTAACAGTACCGGCCCAAAAGCTGGAGAAAATGGAGGAAACGATAACCTCGGGCGCATGTCTTCTTGGGCCACGGCCCGGTACTTGTTCAAACCAGGCACATGCGGCCCAAGCCAAGTTCCGTTCCCACCTTCAAACATTGGAGCCTCTGTTTCCTTCCGGCCCGCGCCGGTGTGGGGAGTTGTCCTGAACCTGATGCGCCTACTGCCCAAGTCATCTATATATTACACTACACTTGGAAGATAATTAGTGAATCTTGGAGCACCGCATGTAATTTGAAAAGTGCTCAATTGTTTAAATATAAATTTTTCAGTGATTAAGGAAAATGTACCTACCAACATATACTACTGCTAAACAAAAGGACGAAATAGCAAACCAGTTATGATTGGGCCAACAGGCTTTCTAAGACATAGAAGAAACAGAAAACACACATAATCCTGAGCTTAAACATACATGTTACTGATGGAGTTCATACGCTGATCCGAATTGGTATGAGCCGCTTTTCATGTAGAATGGGCATTCAACGTGACATGTACCCCTTTGATCTAAGAGTAATGCGTGGGCTGCCTAGCATCAGTACTACTTAATTGTCAGAGAGAACTGAGCCTGTCAAGTTTAATTTGTATCAAAGGTGCCAAGTTTTAtgggtttgaacttttcaagaTATGTTGCGGCCTGCACCAGGTGTCAAAAGGTCAGGTGTTGTAGTCTATCCTTGCCACATGAGAACGTCTTCCTCGTCCCCCAGCGTCATttttcctgctgctgctctctcATGTCTCTCTCACTCGATTCATCCGAGCAGTTAGCTACCAGTGGAGCGCCGGGAACAATGACAGCCTTGCCGCGTCCAGGTGACCTCCACGAACCATGCTCTCCTTCCAGCCTCGCAGGGGCGAAGCCAGGATTGAACGTAGGTGGGGATCAAGATAGCCGTGAACATTCTCTTTGTGTCGGTGGTGTACTTTTCTTAAGAGGTTATTTGAAATGGCTACTGGAGAATATGTGGAATTTTTTCAAACTTTCTTGTTTATATCTTTTGAATTTCTGATGAGCTACTGAGAATGTAAACATTAAACTTACGAATGCATCTAACTCACTCTCAAAATACGCATATAATGACGATTGTGCTCAAGCTATATCGAAAGCGATTATCAGTGTTTGGCACACCGGTTCACCAAGACGCTTGAGAGTGTGATATGTTAAAGTTTAAGACTAGATACATGGAATAAAATTGTTGAAGAAGCactaaatatataaaaaaagggACAAATTTTATGTATTTATGTTGTCCAAGTACTAGTTTGAGGTATTGGATAAAACTAAATCAATACATGGATGCACTTGAGAGCTTATTAGCTTGGTCCAAACAACTAATTTAGTTTTGAAATTAAGTACTACTTCATCTCAACACTTAATTACTAAAGGCTTATCTAACTTAACTTCTATTTTTAAGAAATTATAGCATCCTAACTAAGACTTAACAGAAATCATAGGGGGGCCATGGCCTTAACAGAAATCAtaggggggccatggcccctgccAGTCCCCCTATGGTTTCGTCCCTGCAGCCTCGTCCTCCCGGAGCACACCATAGACACGCCGCGCCTCCTGCTCTTCTACCTCACCGCGACCCTATCCCTCAGTTGGAGCGTCGGCGCCGCCAGGGACCCCCTTGTGAGGATTTGCGGGAGAACTAGGTATTACACCTCCCAATAGCTCGTATCAGCACATGCTCCTACGTCTTGCAAGTGATCTTCCAAAGAGCACCGCGTCATCCTCAAATCTCTTCAGGACGGCGACGGTCGGAGCAGTCCCCAACGCTGCCATTGTTGTCACTCTCTGTCATCGCGATGCCGACACCTCGGCGTGCTAGGAGTGTGTCGTGACAGTGTTCCAAGATGCGATGCAAGTATGCCTTTATGATAAAGGTGCAATGATCTTCCATGACCTCTGTGTCTTGAGGTACTCCGACAAGAACATCGTTGACTCTGCCGATGGCTTTGGCGACTTCAACGCCTACACAAGCAACGACACCGTACCGACGCCCTCAGTGGAGTTCGACGTCAGCATTCAAATCCTTCTCAAAGCTGTGATGAATTATGTAGCGACGTCATCATCCAGATATGGCACCGGCGTTTAGTGGTTGAGCTAGAGACTCAAATTTTACCTTATTTATGAGGACCAatagtattaaaaaattaaaatttaatttaatttgagttttaaatttttttttccttagggGGCCTCGCCCCCCTCCACCCGCGCGATGCCACTACCGGCATTCAAGTTATACTTGTGTTGGAGGATGCTGATCTCCTTCAAGGGAAAGCGAGACAGGAGGATGCGCCAGTGGCACTGCTTCCTTGATTTTAATTTAATTATTACTAGTTCTTTACGGGTGACCCATCATAGGCTCAGTTTGTTATATAAAATCTACAAGAATTTATGTGGTTCAGCTTGTTTGGAGGTCAATCCATTCCATGATCTTCAGGCAGGATGATCTTGTTTTGCTGCCACACACAACTCTTAATTGTCGAAAATTTAGCCTAGCTtgtttcttctctctttttttggcttgtttttctttttttcctttttttagaaATACATCCAAAAGAGTACCTTATATCTAAAATTTATTAAGAAAACAATAGTCGGCAAAAGGGACAACTTGACATAAAACGGCCTTTACACCGAAAACTTTTTTATTATCTTCTTCCTTCGATTGTTTGCAGCCTACCGGAGGTTGAAAAATGTACTGAAAAAGCAATAACGAAAAGGAACAGCAGCAAATGCTCTCTTCTGACAAGACTTTGAAGACCACAATTACCACTCGTTGCTAGCAACGAGATCTTGTTTTCACTGAAACAGCATCAGCTGAGGGATCACCAAGCAATGCATGATTGCAATCTTTCATCACCAGAACAGAGGGTTGGAGAAACCGAATCTTATCAGAGAACAAATAAAAGAAGAGCTCGAAGTCGCCGCATCAAGAGATAACCATCTTGACACATCAAGTACCAAGATTTGAAGTAAACCTACGCAGAACAACCCTCACTAGCCCTGGTGCCGGATCGGACGTCGTCAAGAAAAATCTGGAAAGACCTTATTGCAATATGCCATCATCACCGTAACATTGCCAATGCCACTAGAAAATTACCAAATTCTAGAAGAAACTAGGTATACTAAAAACTAGGTTTATGAAGAGGATAGGTCCCTACTACTTTGGCTGTCGGTGAAACCGTCGGAAAAGAGAGGAGGTTATCGAGACGGCAGCAGCGTGGAGGGGACACGGCGGCAGCAACTCTATTTTTGGGGGTTTTGTGTAGcttgtttgtttttcttttttcaccaGGCTAACACCCCTCCCCCCCTCGTGACGTGTTTTATGTATTTGATGAGCTCATATAAATTCCTTTCCATTTAACACGTAATTCCCGTTGTACCtaaaaaggaaataaatgtGTCTCCACCACGGAAATTCGTACCATCAGTTGGGTTTGTGTGATGGTGGAAATGATAAATTTACCGGCAGTTCCATAGTAACAAAGGTATTGTATACCATGTGAAATGAGATCATTCATATTGATTTGCCATGAGAAAATACACTTAATTTTCTGCAAACTACTAAAGCGAGATATCAGTTGCATGATCTGCTGGTTTGCATGGATACAGCTGGGTTAAAAAAAGTTTGCCTTCACCACCCTTTGCCTATGAGCCACAACCAATCAGAAACAGCGCCAACAAATATACCTGCCAAGAGGAAAAGCACCAGCAGGTTCCCTAAAGCATTTTGCTCTGGCCCCTGCAAAGCAAAAGCATGTACATACCTTCAGCAACATGCAGTTGAAAACATCCAAGGTGGCTCAAAATGTTCACACACCAACCTTGTAGCCTTTGGGAGCCTCAGTGAGGACGCAAACAGTGAGATGTCCATTGCTCAATCCAAGAAGCGACGTTAACATGATCATCCAGCCCTGATTACCGTACTTCGCAGTGAAGTAGAACGCGGGGATGAGCAGGAACCTTGAGATGACTGCGATCAGTAGCCCCTTCCTGGATGTCAGCTTGATTGGCTCAAGCAGAGGCAGGTATCTTCCGATTAGGTCGGACACATTAAAGCTTGCGATCAAGACAAGCACGTACCTGAATTTTGAATGAAAGTAATGATCGATTACCACTATCATATGCATGATTTTGCAATGACTAAGGAGGTGAACATAGTCAACTgaataaataaattaaagtagGTTAATACCAAGAACCCAAGCTATGTGACCCAGTGTCTTCGGCCAAAAACCCTGGAAAAATCGACAGTGTCAGGATATAGATCAGGAAGATGTCCAGAGCATAGTCCATATTCTGGTGCAGCAACTGCTTGTTGCTTAATCGCTCAGCGTGAGCAGGAGCTTCTTCAGCCTGATCAATCCATAAAACAAGCAGCATTTTGAGATTTCTTTTTTCAACGGAAACAAGAGTTTCTGTCACTCAGGTGTATACCAGTGAATTTGGTTGACTTTTGATGCCTCCAGCAGCTAGGTCAGCAGTGACCGTCAGGGACCCCTCAGAGGCCGCTCTTGAACGGTAGAATTTCACAATTGGCAACTTTGGGAATACGAAAGCATAAAGTAGAACGCATAGCAGCTCAAAGAAGCATGAGATTGAGGAGAACAACACTGCCATCAAATATGAAGTTTACGCAGATGTATCAGTAGTTGTGGCTTTCATAAAACAGTAAATGCAACTCTAGTTGTTACAACATACTAGCTCCTTTGCGAAGACCATCTCTGGAATTCTCAAAAACTGCCTTTGTGAAGAACCTCAGTGCCGAGGTTATTGCACCTGATGCAGCTATGCCAGCAAAGAAGGACTGAAGATTGGATTCCAAATACCAAACAGTGCAGTAAGTTCATATTAAGCAAATTCCAACCAAATGATTATAGTGTTGGATGATTATATACAATGGTACCTGGACAAATTCTGGGCACATTAGGGAAAGATCACCAGTCATCCCACCTTGAACATGACCGTCTGCTACTCCCAAAGCAGCGGCAATAATGCATACACCAATGAATGGGGCAATTCCACCGCCTCCTGAAGATAAGACATCCAGCTACCGCAGACAAGAACAAGTGAAAGATTGGTATAAGGCGTCTGCAGTTCAGAACATGTATGTTCCAGTACGCAGTAATCATCATGACTTACAATAATCACTCCAAATGAACTCAAGAAGAATAGCACGTATCCTGCCAAGTTGCGCACCCTAGTGTTgacctttgcctcatgatacgTGAATATGGCGGTTGTGGCGAGAACAAAGGGCTGATAGGTGAGAGTTATAATTCTTGTTGGATGGTACTTCTGCATTCAGAAGGCATAATTTGTTAAGGTACCTATTTTTGAACCAGTAAAAATTCATGTACATTTAGAAAAATCATGTACTAGGAAAACCTGATGGAAGTGACAGTCATGCAGATATTCATACCGGGAAGAGGTACGTATAGTAATCTTCAATTGTAAGCATCCCATTGAACCCAAATAAACATCCGTTTCCAAGAAGCCAACAGAAAAAAATGCCCCAAGACTTTCCCTGTTACCAACTTTCCAGTGATCCAGACACCAATATTCAGCATGTGAAAAATTACTTAAAACATCTCTTTAGCAAGAACAACTAGCACAAACCTGATTTTTAGCAGCTTCAGTGTCTTCGTCATCATACTCCATGCCTAATTCACTCTGATGGCCCTAGAGACCAATAAAACAAGCAGCAGGAAGAAAGGCAAGAGTCAAACTGGTAGTATAGAGCCGCATATGGAAATCCATTTCTATTAATTTACAGATTGAACCATATACTTTGGAAAAGTGAGGGCACTCACAGGGACTAGGCTGTAAGACGAAGAGCCGGCCATTGAGCACAAGGGGGAAGAAACGTCTATCGAAAAATGCCGAAAGGAAGCACCAATAGAACAAACGAAGGAGAGAGCAAAACTAGGAGGGGGaacaaaattaaagaaacaaaaGGTCACTCTCTCTGTGGAAGGTTAGGTGATCTTAGAAGTCGCTTACACGCCTAAGAGCACATGGAAATATTATATGTGTCCTGGGCTCACAGTCACATGAGCTAAGTCAGGAAAAGAAAATATCTTCCTCAACGAAAGCGAGTCCTTAGACTTCAGGGCCAAGAAAATTGGTTATAGACTGAGGAAATGGGAATAATCATGAAATGCACAATCAGTTGGGCCATCAAGTTGCCAATTCGGAAGCGTGCAAACGGTGTACCTGGCCTGTTGAACAAGAAGAGGTGCAAAACTGCATTTCTATCTGTTGTGGCTGCTCATCTCTGAACCCATTCTCATGCTTCCTAGTTGTAATGGTGCATTCCAATTGAGGAGCTTCCATGTGCATCCGTAATTAACATGTAACCGTGGCGTGATGAAAGCTCAATCTGGAACTGAAACCATAAGCGATTGAGCTTGTACTGTCAAGCATCGGACATGAGGCAAAACTTCATAGAGGGCGAGGGGAAAAGGAGAGTGGATTCTACCGGAACCAAGACCTGGAACTGGAAGGAAGCCCGGATCCGGAGACCCTGCAACTTCAGCCGCGCCGGCGGACCGGAGGGACCTGGGGACagggaagggagagagaggagaccCCCATCGGTAGCATCCAGAAGGCGGTCCGTCCCCCCGGCCGGTGGCCGCACGGCTGGGTTGGGATGGGAGGCGAGCGGGAATGCGGGATGAGGGGGTCTGGTAATGGCGCTCCGGCAGGCCCTGCAGATGCTGCCATGGGAAGCTCTTTGCCCGCGCTGCAGCCTGCCGGTTAATCGCCGAGAGCACGGGAGAACGGGCTGCCCATCTGGAGGTGGAGGCTTATTTGCTAAAATTTCCAGGAATCCAGGGGTGTTCTCGAAaaatattggatcgcgattattaatcgcgatccaaattagggggatTTATGTAAAAAATGGATCGCGATTCATGTAGTCGCGATCCGAATTAGCGGGGTCTCTGTAAAATGTCCAGGCCGGCGACTTGGATGCCGGCGGCCACCGCCGTTCCCAAATCCCAACCATCCAGCTGCGGCGCGAAGCCATCAATGTCGACCCCGCGAGAGCTGCTTCCTGCCGCAGCGTCCGTCTGGTTTGACCCACTGGATTTCAACTTGGGGCATTCTCGCATCgaagtgcgccgccgccgtccggacTGGGCCAAGGAGCCGCGCTCTCCGCGGTACGGGGCCGGACACGGGAAGAGGATGAAGACGTCCAGCAGGGCGCCGCCGGGCTTGGGGAAGATGGCGGACACCCACAAGGCCGACCATGGAGGCCGCGATGGCCGGTCGACAGCGTCGACGAGGTGATATCCGTCGATCTCCAACGGCGTCGAGGGCCCCAGCGTCACGGCGTCCACAGCAATGAACTTCACATACATACATCGACGGCGGATATCTGTGCACGCCGTTTTTCAGCGTCCATGGTTGACCACTTGACCGAGCACTTCATCCAGGAGCCCGACTCCGAGAAGCTGGGGATTCCGATACGGAGTAAGGAGATTCATGGCGGCGAGTCGGAGACCAAGGCATGCCCACGGGGTATAAAACAAGGAGTAACAGGCCGCACCAACCCACCACAGCAGCCAAGCGCAGCGCCTGCGCTTCTTCTCCGATCGATCTCCAACAACGCAGAGGCGCAGACCATCGCTCGATTCAGGCATAGGCATGGCTTCGCGGCGCTCGCTCCTCGCCACGGTTTGcctgctcctcctgctgctcctaaCGCTGCTTGGAGGCGCCCTCGTCGAAGCGCGTCCAGCGCCACGGTCGCCGCACCGGAACACACCAAGACGTCACCTCTGGACGACGGACGCGCCGGAGGGCAGTGCTGATGGCTACCCGAACACATGGTACGCGCACCGCAAACTCGGCTAGAAGAGCAAGCCCCCGAAGAACGCGACGGCAAAGGGCGTCCAGTTCGACGTCGGCAGCTTCGGAGCAGCCGGCGACGGGCAGACTGACGACACCGGCGCGTTCCAGAACGCAAGGTCCCAGGCCTGCTCCTCAGCACAACCCGCCGTCCTGCTCGTCCCCGCCGGAAAGAGCTACTTCGTCAAGGAGACCAGCCTGTCGGGGCCGTGCAAGTCCAAGGTCACGTTCAAGCTCGAGGGAACCCTGGTGGCTCCGGAGGACTAGTCGGGCTGGAGCAAGCAAGGCCACCCGCACAGGGTAAGCTTCAGCAACGTCGACAGCCTCACGGTGACCGGCAAGGGCAAGACGTCGTGGAAGAACTCGTGCCGCCGAAACCACAAGATGCCGTGCACCTtcgcgccggcggcgctcaCCTTCTCATCGTGCAACCACCTCAAGGTGGAAAACATCAAGCTGCTCAACGCCCCGCAGATCCACCTCTGGGTGGAGTCCTGTAGCGACGTGATGCTGTCCCGCCTGACCATCGCGTCGCCCGGGAACAGCCCCGAGAACGACGGCATCCACGTGGCGCACAGCGACGGCGTCCGCATCCTGGGTGCCAAGATCAAGGCCGGCGACGACTGCATCTCGATCGCCATGGGCACGACGAACCTGTACGCTACCAAGATCGAGTGCGGGCCGGGGCACGGGATCAGCGTCGGGAGCCTCGGCAAAGGGAGCACCAGGGCCGAGGTGTCCAACGTCACCATCGACGGCGCGCAAGTGTCGGGCACGCTGTTCGGGGCCAGGATCAAGACGTGGCAGGGGGGCACGGGTACGCCAGGAACATCAAGTTCCTCAACATGGTGATGAACAAGGTGAAGAACCCCATCGTCATCGACCAGGACTACTGCACGACGTCGGACCCGTCCAAGCCCAAGGCGTGCAGCCAGAAGGATTCCGCGGCGGTGGAGATCAGCAATGTGGAGTTCAGCAACATCAGGGGCACCAGCGTCGCCAGGGACGCCAGCAGGCTGCACTGCAGCGAGGCCTTCCCGTGCCGCGGCGTCGTGCTGCGTGACATCGACCTCAAGACGAGGAGAGGGGGCGAGAAAAACGCCACCACGAGCACCTGCGAGAACGCCGTGCTGGGCGAGACGAGCAACGTTTCGCCGGCGCCGTGCTCGTCCGCTGCGACCAAAGACGATTTGGTCCCGCTAGGATCTGAAGATGTCTGAAACTGAACAGACGAGATTTTGTACTGTTCTTCCTATTGTTGTTGTTATGTACAAATCACATGTACTATTTTTGTAACAGACCATTATAAAATACATACTCACTCTAGTCTTGATTACTCTCCAGTAATAAGAAATAAACAATACCTAGTTGTTTGGGAGCAGTCAATTTGAGACCATAAACCAATGTCATTTCTATACGATCCCGACGAGGTCACAACGATCTGAAACTGACATGCTTACACTAAGATCAGAACGAATCGTACTCAGTCACAGATTACACATAACAGCTCCAGGTCAAGCAGATATATATATCTTTCAGGCCTTTCCGACGACATTTGTCAATTTTCAAAATGTTTGCTAATGCTTCAATTTTCAAAAAGTCCAGGCGCCCGTGATTGAACAAGTACAGTACTGGGGGAATCTGAAAACATTACAGGAGGGAATCTGAAAACATTACAGGAGACATATAAGACAATGCAATGAAGATAACAGTTGATCAATAACTGCCTGAAAAATGTTCAGTTGCTGTGGTACCCAGccagttccaacttccaaggcTTCGAACGGATGAGCAAATAAAATGGCAATTCTAATCGACCATTAGCATTACAACATTATCTGCTGATTTTGCGACGTCACACTATACTTAATCTATGTATGCACATAATTTTGAAAAGTAGATTTGGTGGCGATACACAGAAACGTCGATAAATGGTCGCCAGGGATGTCACCACCCTTTGCCAATGAGCCAGAGCCAATAAAGAACATCTCCAAATGTTAAGCCCACCAAGAGGGATAGCACGAGCAAGTTCCCCCCAAAGCATTCTGCTCGGCTACCTAACCATCACTCTAATTGAGATATGTGTCGGGTGCGCAGAATCTTGTATTACCAAGAACCCAAGTTGTGTGATCCAGTGTCTTCGCTAGAAACCCTGGGAAAATTGAGAGTGACAGGGTGTAGATCAGGAACATGTCCATTGAGTAGTCCAGGTTTTGCAGTAAGAACTGCTTGCTGCTTAAACATTCAGGAAAAGAAGGGCCTTCTTCATCCTGAAACATCCATGTAAATGTTACAATAGCAGATATTTTTACAGATACATTAATAAAGTAACCTCTTCAGATAAGTAGATACCAATGGATTTGAACTTCCCTCGATGCCACCAGCAGCAAGGTCTGCATTGACCATCATAGACCCCTCAGAAGCAGTTTTGTAATGGTAGAACTTCACAATTGGTAACT from Setaria italica strain Yugu1 chromosome II, Setaria_italica_v2.0, whole genome shotgun sequence encodes the following:
- the LOC101777789 gene encoding equilibrative nucleotide transporter 3 isoform X1, whose protein sequence is MAGSSSYSLVPGHQSELGMEYDDEDTEAAKNQGKSWGIFFCWLLGNGCLFGFNGMLTIEDYYTYLFPKYHPTRIITLTYQPFVLATTAIFTYHEAKVNTRVRNLAGYVLFFLSSFGVIILDVLSSGGGGIAPFIGVCIIAAALGVADGHVQGGMTGDLSLMCPEFVQSFFAGIAASGAITSALRFFTKAVFENSRDGLRKGAMLFSSISCFFELLCVLLYAFVFPKLPIVKFYRSRAASEGSLTVTADLAAGGIKSQPNSLAEEAPAHAERLSNKQLLHQNMDYALDIFLIYILTLSIFPGFLAEDTGSHSLGSWYVLVLIASFNVSDLIGRYLPLLEPIKLTSRKGLLIAVISRFLLIPAFYFTAKYGNQGWMIMLTSLLGLSNGHLTVCVLTEAPKGYKGPEQNALGNLLVLFLLAGIFVGAVSDWLWLIGKGW
- the LOC101777789 gene encoding equilibrative nucleotide transporter 3 isoform X2 codes for the protein MLTIEDYYTYLFPKYHPTRIITLTYQPFVLATTAIFTYHEAKVNTRVRNLAGYVLFFLSSFGVIILDVLSSGGGGIAPFIGVCIIAAALGVADGHVQGGMTGDLSLMCPEFVQSFFAGIAASGAITSALRFFTKAVFENSRDGLRKGAMLFSSISCFFELLCVLLYAFVFPKLPIVKFYRSRAASEGSLTVTADLAAGGIKSQPNSLAEEAPAHAERLSNKQLLHQNMDYALDIFLIYILTLSIFPGFLAEDTGSHSLGSWYVLVLIASFNVSDLIGRYLPLLEPIKLTSRKGLLIAVISRFLLIPAFYFTAKYGNQGWMIMLTSLLGLSNGHLTVCVLTEAPKGYKGPEQNALGNLLVLFLLAGIFVGAVSDWLWLIGKGW